The Mercurialis annua linkage group LG2, ddMerAnnu1.2, whole genome shotgun sequence genome contains a region encoding:
- the LOC126670378 gene encoding divinyl chlorophyllide a 8-vinyl-reductase, chloroplastic, giving the protein MSLCFSSNIFTHISPTFQTSKTKFSSQFINQIQVNSLSSSLSQHFKLTNRQNHYNHITASATTSELSQSSFRTKNPKDINILVVGSTGYIGKFVVTELVNRGFNVIAVARERNGIKGKNSKEETVNQLKGANICFSDVTKLDELEKSLNESGVSVDVVVSCLASRSGGVKDSWKIDYEATKNSLVAGRKFGAQHFVLLSAICVQKPLLEFQRAKLKFEAELMREAEDGGGFSYSIVRPTAFFKSLGGQVELVKDGKPYVMFGDGKLCACKPISEQDLASFIADCVLSDDKVNQVLPIGGPGKALTPLEQGEMLFKLLGKKPQFLKVPIGIMDFAIGVLDFLVKIFPSMEDAAEFGKIGRYYAAESMLILDPETGDYSAEKTPSYGKDTLEEFFERVLREGMAGQELGEQTIF; this is encoded by the coding sequence ATGTCACTCTGTTTCTCCTCAAATATATTCACTCACATTTCACCAACTTTTCAAACTTCCAAAACTAAATTCTCATCACAATTCATCAACCAAATCCAGGTAAATTCTCTGTCTTCTTCTTTATCACAGCATTTTAAGTTAACCAACAGACAAAACCATTACAATCACATTACAGCTTCAGCAACAACTTCAGAGTTGTCCCAATCTTCATTCAGAACCAAGAATCCAAAAGATATTAACATTCTGGTAGTTGGTTCAACTGGGTACATTGGCAAATTTGTAGTAACAGAATTGGTTAACAGAGGGTTTAATGTCATAGCCGTTGCTCGAGAAAGAAACGGAATCAAAGGTAAAAACAGTAAGGAAGAGACTGTTAATCAGTTAAAAGGAGCTAATATTTGTTTCTCTGATGTGACTAAGTTAGATGAACTGGAGAAATCTTTGAATGAATCTGGTGTTTCAGTTGATGTTGTTGTTTCTTGCTTAGCTAGTCGTAGCGGTGGTGTTAAAGATTCATGGAAGATTGACTATGAAGCAACCAAGAATAGTCTTGTTGCTGGTAGAAAATTTGGAGCTCAGCATTTTGTGTTGCTGTCTGCAATTTGTGTGCAGAAGCCCCTGCTCGAGTTTCAGCGGGCTAAGCTGAAATTCGAGGCGGAATTGATGAGGGAAGCGGAAGATGGTGGGGGGTTTAGTTATAGTATTGTGAGGCCAACTGCTTTCTTTAAGAGTTTGGGTGGTCAGGTTGAGTTGGTTAAAGATGGGAAGCCTTATGTTATGTTTGGGGACGGGAAGTTGTGTGCGTGTAAGCCGATAAGCGAGCAAGATTTGGCTTCGTTTATTGCGGATTGCGTGTTGAGTGATGATAAAGTTAATCAGGTTTTGCCTATTGGAGGTCCGGGGAAGGCGTTGACGCCGTTAGAACAAGGGGAAATGTTGTTTAAACTGTTGGGGAAGAAGCCACAGTTCTTGAAAGTGCCTATTGGGATAATGGATTTTGCTATTGGAgttcttgattttcttgttAAGATCTTTCCTTCGATGGAAGACGCGGCTGAATTTGGCAAAATTGGAAGGTATTACGCGGCTGAGAGTATGCTGATTCTTGATCCTGAGACGGGTGATTATAGTGCTGAGAAAACGCCAAGTTATGGGAAGGATACATTGGAAGAATTCTTTGAAAGGGTTCTGAGAGAAGGAATGGCTGGTCAAGAACTAGGTGAACAAACAATCTTCTGA